The Saxibacter everestensis genome has a window encoding:
- a CDS encoding argininosuccinate synthase gives MTDRVVLAYSGGLDTSVAIGWIHDATGAEVVAMAVDVGQGGEDLDVVRQRALDCGAVEAYVADARDEFATEYCMPALQANSLYMDRYPNVSAISRPVIVKHLVKAARQFGATTVAHGCTGKGNDQVRFEVGITSLAPDMTCIAPVRDLALTRDKAIEYAEKHNLPIATTKKNPFSIDQNVWGRAVETGFLEDIWNEPTKDVYNYTDDPAFPPVADEVIISFEAGIPVSIDGVAVTPLQAIQEMNRRAGAQGIGRVDIVEDRLVGIKSREVYEAPGAMALIAAHQELENVTIEREQARFKRTVDQRWTELVYDGQWFSPLKRSLDTFIADTQKYVTGDIRMVLHGGRATVTGRRSDSSLYDFNLATYDSGDTFDQSSARGFIDIYGLSAKQAAARDEKFGQGPTL, from the coding sequence TTGACTGACCGCGTTGTGCTGGCCTACTCAGGCGGCCTCGATACATCCGTGGCCATCGGATGGATCCACGATGCCACCGGCGCCGAAGTCGTCGCGATGGCGGTCGATGTCGGCCAGGGAGGCGAAGACCTGGACGTCGTCCGTCAGCGCGCGCTGGATTGCGGCGCGGTCGAGGCCTACGTGGCCGACGCCAGGGACGAATTCGCCACGGAATACTGCATGCCGGCCCTGCAGGCGAACTCGCTCTACATGGACCGCTACCCGAATGTCTCCGCGATCTCGCGCCCGGTCATCGTGAAACATCTGGTGAAGGCCGCCCGGCAGTTCGGTGCCACCACTGTCGCACACGGCTGCACGGGCAAGGGCAATGACCAGGTCCGTTTCGAGGTCGGTATCACCTCACTCGCCCCGGACATGACCTGCATCGCGCCGGTCCGCGACCTGGCGCTCACGCGTGACAAGGCGATCGAATACGCGGAAAAGCACAATCTGCCGATCGCCACGACGAAGAAGAACCCGTTCTCGATCGACCAGAACGTCTGGGGACGCGCAGTTGAGACCGGCTTCCTCGAGGACATCTGGAACGAGCCCACCAAGGATGTTTACAACTACACCGATGACCCAGCCTTCCCACCGGTGGCCGACGAAGTCATCATCAGCTTCGAGGCAGGCATCCCGGTCAGCATCGACGGCGTCGCCGTCACGCCGCTGCAGGCGATCCAGGAGATGAACCGGCGCGCAGGCGCCCAGGGCATCGGCCGGGTCGACATCGTCGAGGACCGTCTTGTCGGCATCAAGAGCCGTGAGGTTTACGAGGCGCCGGGAGCCATGGCACTGATCGCCGCGCACCAGGAACTCGAAAACGTCACGATCGAGCGTGAGCAGGCACGGTTCAAGCGCACTGTTGACCAGCGCTGGACCGAACTCGTCTATGACGGCCAGTGGTTCTCGCCGCTGAAGCGTTCGCTCGACACGTTCATCGCCGATACTCAGAAGTACGTCACGGGCGACATCCGGATGGTGCTGCACGGCGGACGCGCCACGGTCACCGGCCGCCGTTCCGATTCCTCGCTCTACGATTTCAACCTGGCCACGTACGACTCGGGGGACACCTTCGACCAGTCCAGTGCTCGTGGATTCATCGATATTTACGGCCTTTCGGCTAAGCAGGCCGCTGCCCGCGATGAGAAGTTCGGCCAGGGTCCGACACTGTGA
- the argH gene encoding argininosuccinate lyase, which produces MTDDAVNPATPGQPDQPEKLSLWGGRFDGGPADALARLSKSTHFDWRLAGYDIAGSKAHARVLRSAGLLSDDELAGMHAALDRLDADVTSGAFVAAVSDEDVHSALERGLIERAGADLGGKLRAGRSRNDQIATLGRMYLRDHARIVSAGVLDVIQALVEQATRHLGVPMPGRTHLQHAQPVLLSHHLLAHAWALLRDVQRLQDWDSRAAVSPYGSGALAGSSLGLDPLAVARDLGFDGAVENSIDGTASRDVFAEFAFVAAMIGVDLSRISEEVILWATKEFSFVTLDDAYSTGSSIMPQKKNPDVAELARGKSGRLIGNLTGLLSTLKAMPLAYNRDLQEDKEPVFDDVDTLELLLPAFSGMIGTLVFNTQKMTELAPLGFALATDIAEWLVRQGVPFRIAHELSGAAVRVCEERGIELWDLSDQDFADISEHLTPGVREVLSTEGSLNSRSAQGGTARSAVEVQLERLTTAAANAQRWARGE; this is translated from the coding sequence GTGACCGACGACGCCGTGAATCCTGCTACGCCGGGCCAGCCGGATCAGCCGGAGAAGCTGAGCCTGTGGGGAGGCCGGTTCGACGGCGGGCCGGCCGACGCCCTGGCCCGGCTGAGCAAATCAACCCACTTCGATTGGCGGTTGGCCGGCTATGACATCGCCGGTTCGAAGGCCCATGCGAGGGTGCTTCGATCCGCCGGGTTGCTCAGCGACGATGAGCTGGCCGGCATGCACGCCGCGCTCGACCGGCTGGATGCCGACGTCACCTCCGGCGCGTTCGTCGCTGCGGTTTCGGACGAGGACGTTCACTCGGCCCTGGAACGTGGCCTGATCGAACGGGCCGGCGCCGATCTCGGCGGAAAGCTCCGTGCCGGTCGGAGCCGGAACGACCAGATCGCCACCCTCGGCCGGATGTACCTGCGCGATCATGCCCGGATCGTCTCAGCCGGGGTGCTCGACGTCATCCAGGCACTCGTCGAGCAGGCCACCCGGCATCTCGGCGTGCCGATGCCGGGCCGAACGCATCTGCAACACGCACAGCCTGTTTTGCTCAGCCACCACTTGCTGGCCCATGCCTGGGCGCTGCTGCGCGATGTGCAGCGGCTGCAGGACTGGGACAGCCGGGCCGCCGTTTCACCGTATGGTTCGGGCGCGCTGGCCGGTTCGTCCCTGGGCCTCGACCCGCTCGCCGTGGCGCGTGACCTCGGCTTCGACGGCGCCGTGGAGAACTCCATCGACGGCACCGCCTCACGCGATGTTTTCGCCGAGTTCGCTTTCGTCGCCGCCATGATCGGCGTTGACCTCTCCCGGATTTCCGAGGAGGTCATCCTGTGGGCGACGAAGGAATTCTCATTCGTGACGCTCGACGACGCCTACTCGACCGGCTCATCGATCATGCCGCAGAAAAAGAACCCGGACGTCGCGGAGCTGGCCCGAGGCAAGTCCGGTCGGCTGATCGGAAACCTGACCGGCCTGCTGAGCACCCTGAAGGCGATGCCGCTCGCGTACAACCGCGACCTGCAGGAAGACAAGGAGCCGGTGTTCGACGACGTCGACACCCTCGAGCTCCTGCTGCCGGCGTTTTCCGGCATGATCGGCACCTTGGTCTTCAACACCCAGAAGATGACGGAACTGGCGCCGCTGGGCTTCGCGCTGGCCACCGACATTGCCGAGTGGCTGGTTCGCCAGGGAGTGCCTTTCCGAATTGCGCACGAGCTGTCCGGCGCAGCCGTAAGGGTCTGCGAGGAACGCGGCATCGAGCTGTGGGATCTCAGCGACCAGGACTTCGCTGACATCTCCGAGCACCTGACTCCGGGCGTTCGGGAAGTGCTTAGCACGGAAGGTTCGCTGAACTCCCGTTCGGCGCAGGGCGGCACCGCCCGTAGCGCTGTCGAGGTTCAGCTCGAACGTCTGACAACGGCCGCGGCGAACGCCCAGCGGTGGGCACGAGGAGAGTAG
- a CDS encoding serine hydrolase: MPVTGYESDGVPVVSYCLTDFSGRVIAEREPDRTFYAASTVKLGVLIAAMRAVDDGRLDLDQLLTVRHTFRSMAPSGEEFGMDADEIDVGMPPAGSRLCLRDVLWRMVAVSSNEATNMTVELVGFPAIAEAFALCGARSAKMERFICDGPARDHGLTHLMTARDLAAIVRTIVTGAAASEASTAEMLRMLEDQQFDYLARGLPAGIRSGSKSGWVAGIQHDGGYVSPSGHLDADENYVLAVCTRGYAEPDATEMLAAMSRFAYQLQK; this comes from the coding sequence ATGCCGGTCACAGGCTACGAAAGCGATGGGGTCCCCGTCGTCTCGTACTGCCTCACCGACTTTTCCGGTCGGGTGATCGCCGAGCGGGAACCCGACCGGACGTTCTATGCCGCGTCGACAGTCAAGCTCGGTGTGTTGATCGCCGCAATGCGCGCCGTCGACGACGGCAGGCTCGATCTGGATCAGCTGCTGACCGTCCGGCATACCTTCCGCTCAATGGCGCCGTCCGGCGAGGAATTCGGGATGGATGCCGACGAGATCGACGTCGGCATGCCGCCAGCCGGGTCGCGACTCTGCCTAAGGGACGTGCTCTGGCGGATGGTCGCGGTGTCCTCCAACGAGGCCACCAATATGACAGTCGAGCTCGTCGGATTTCCGGCTATTGCGGAGGCCTTCGCCCTGTGCGGCGCCCGGAGCGCCAAGATGGAGCGGTTCATCTGCGATGGCCCGGCACGTGACCACGGGCTGACTCACCTGATGACCGCACGCGATTTGGCCGCAATAGTCCGGACCATCGTCACCGGCGCTGCGGCATCCGAAGCGAGCACCGCCGAGATGCTGCGAATGCTGGAAGATCAGCAGTTCGACTACCTCGCCCGGGGGCTGCCCGCGGGCATCCGCTCCGGATCGAAATCGGGCTGGGTGGCGGGAATCCAGCATGATGGCGGATATGTGTCTCCCAGCGGTCATCTCGATGCCGATGAGAACTACGTACTCGCGGTGTGCACGCGGGGGTATGCCGAACCGGACGCCACCGAAATGCTTGCCGCCATGTCCCGCTTCGCTTACCAACTGCAAAAGTAG
- a CDS encoding purine-cytosine permease family protein produces MSKNVIADTSKPAFGVEARSIGYIPRSERYGRPFNQFTLWFGSNLQITAVVTGALAVVLGGDVVFSILGLFIGQLLGGVVMALHSVQGPRLGLPQMISSRAQFGVYGAVIPLALVVLMYIGFAASGTVLAGQAVAGLLGSTDAVGIVIFGVATAVIAIIGYRLIHVMGRIASVIGALAFLYLTIRLIAASSPDVLSNANFTWASFFLAMSLSASWQIAYGPYVADYSRYLPASTPAWKTFASTLSGSVLASQWSMTFGVLAAAIAGDQFSGDEVGFVVSLGGTGIVAAALYFVIALGKLCVNVLNAYGGFMSVVTTVTGFAGHREISRTARTLYVCGIMLVATLTALLGRGSFLEAFSTFLLFLLTFFTPWSAINLVDFYFISKERYDVPALSDVNGRYGRWRWDAIICYAIGLAAQAPFLYTSFYTGPFVNMLGHTDISWIVGVIVPGIAYYLLARRRRHLVPDRLILPDEAPLP; encoded by the coding sequence ATGAGCAAAAACGTGATCGCGGACACATCAAAGCCGGCATTCGGCGTCGAAGCTCGCTCCATCGGATACATTCCACGCTCCGAGCGATACGGTCGGCCATTCAACCAGTTCACCCTCTGGTTCGGTTCGAATCTGCAGATCACCGCGGTCGTCACCGGAGCGCTCGCCGTGGTGCTCGGCGGCGATGTGGTCTTCTCGATACTCGGCCTCTTCATCGGTCAGCTGCTCGGTGGGGTGGTGATGGCGCTGCATTCGGTGCAGGGCCCGCGGCTCGGACTTCCGCAGATGATCTCCTCCCGGGCGCAGTTCGGCGTCTACGGCGCGGTGATTCCGCTGGCGCTCGTTGTCCTGATGTACATCGGCTTCGCGGCGAGCGGCACTGTCCTGGCTGGCCAGGCAGTTGCGGGCCTGCTCGGCTCGACGGATGCGGTGGGCATCGTGATTTTCGGCGTCGCAACGGCGGTGATCGCGATTATCGGTTACCGGCTGATCCACGTGATGGGTCGGATAGCCAGCGTCATCGGCGCCCTCGCGTTCCTGTACCTGACGATACGGCTGATCGCCGCTTCGTCCCCTGATGTGCTGAGCAACGCGAACTTCACGTGGGCGAGCTTCTTTCTGGCAATGTCCCTTTCCGCCTCGTGGCAGATCGCCTACGGGCCGTATGTCGCCGACTACTCGCGCTATCTTCCGGCCAGCACGCCGGCATGGAAGACCTTCGCTTCGACGCTGAGCGGTTCCGTGCTTGCCTCGCAGTGGTCGATGACCTTCGGCGTGCTTGCAGCCGCGATCGCAGGCGACCAATTCTCCGGCGACGAGGTCGGCTTCGTGGTGAGCCTCGGCGGGACCGGCATCGTTGCGGCCGCGCTCTATTTCGTAATTGCCCTTGGCAAGCTGTGCGTCAACGTGCTCAATGCCTACGGCGGCTTTATGTCGGTTGTCACCACGGTGACCGGCTTCGCCGGCCATCGCGAGATCAGCCGCACAGCCAGGACGCTCTACGTTTGCGGCATCATGCTGGTTGCGACCCTCACGGCGCTGCTGGGTCGCGGCTCATTCCTGGAGGCGTTCTCGACATTCCTGTTGTTCCTGTTGACGTTCTTCACGCCGTGGAGCGCGATCAACCTGGTGGACTTCTACTTCATCTCCAAGGAGCGTTACGACGTTCCCGCCCTGAGCGACGTGAACGGCCGCTACGGACGGTGGCGCTGGGACGCCATTATTTGCTACGCGATCGGGCTCGCGGCCCAGGCGCCATTCCTATACACGAGTTTTTACACGGGACCGTTCGTCAACATGCTCGGCCATACCGATATCTCCTGGATCGTCGGTGTCATCGTGCCGGGCATCGCGTACTACCTGTTGGCGAGACGACGCAGGCATCTCGTGCCGGACCGGCTCATCCTTCCCGACGAGGCGCCGCTGCCGTGA